A genomic window from Salvelinus namaycush isolate Seneca unplaced genomic scaffold, SaNama_1.0 Scaffold600, whole genome shotgun sequence includes:
- the LOC120042035 gene encoding 5-azacytidine-induced protein 2-like: MELGMEAVEDDICILKHETAYGGAGESPVSVCAGDESVASHFALVTAYEDIKKRLRDTERENTLLRKRVKQLEDKLFRPEAPSPEGPQYVNKAFSAYRGIYMEKEDLQLELNKLKREKSESERLLNEQLQAKEMELLQLKTEMETSQVMKSLTSSQDYWQVDRINSELKFHTLQEELKRMTLEKNRLQEPCGDSSGTDGDQNHVESNPSDKAVLQSYEALATEISFLHSVLKQQSDLVKKLGDKPQLAANRRASSNPTTYP; encoded by the exons ATGGAGCTCGGCATGGAGGCAGTGGAGGATGACATCTGCATTCTGAAGCACGAGACGGCGTACGGTGGAGCAGGGGAGAGCCCCGTGTCCGTGTGTGCCGGGGACGAGTCTGTAGCCTCCCACTTTGCCCTGGTCACAGCGTACGAGGACATCAAGAAGAGGctgagagacacggagagagagaacacactgcTGAGGAAGAGAGTCAAACAGCTGGAAGATAAG CTGTTCAGGCCTGAAGCTCCTTCCCCTGAAGGACCCCAGTACGTCAACAAGGCCTTCAGTGCCTACCGTGGCATCTACATGGAGAAGGAGGACCTGCAACTGGAGCTAAATAAACTG aagagggagaagagtgaGTCTGAGAGGCTCCTGAATGAGCAGCTGCAGGCCAAAGAGATGGAGCTGCTGCAGTTGAAGACTGAGATGGAGACCAGCCAAG TGATGAAGTCTCTAACCAGTAGTCAGGACTACTGGCAGGTGGACAGGATCAACAGTGAACTGAAGTTCCATACTCTGCAGGAGGAGTTGAAGAGGATGACTCTGGAGAAGAACCGACTGCAGGAACCCTGTGGG GATTCTTCTGGAACTGACGGTGACCAGAATCACGTGGAGTCTAACCCCAG CGATAAGGCAGTTCTACAGTCCTATGAGGCCCTGGCCACTGAGATCTCCTTTCTACACTCAGTGTTGAAACAACAGTCTGACCTGGTGAAGAAGCTCGGAGACAAACCGCAGCTAGCAGCTAACAGACGAG